The DNA region CGCTCCAAGGGCGTCGGCGTCTATTTCGTCACGCAGAATCCGATCGACGTGCCGGACAAGGTGCTGGCGCAGCTCGGCAACCGCGTGCAGCACGCGCTGCGCGCCTTCACGCCGCGCGACCAGAAGGCGGTTGCCGCGGCCGCGCAGACCTTCCGGCCCAATCCGAAGCTCGATACCGCGCGGGTGATCATGGAGCTCGCCAAGGGCGAGGCGCTGGTGTCGTTCCTCGAGGGCGGCGGCACGCCGTCGATGGTCGAGCGCGTGATGGTGCGGCCGCCGTCGGCGCGGATCGGGCCGATCACGCCGGAGGAACGCAAGGCGATCATGGATGCGAGCCCGGTGAAGGGCAAATACGACACCGCGATCGACGCCGAGTCCGCCTACGAGATCATCCAGAAGCGTCTCGCCGGCACGGCGACGCCGGCAGGCGGTACGGGCGGCGAAGGCGGCGGCATCCTAGGCCAGATCGGGGCCATCGCCGCCACGATCTTCGGCACCAATGTCAAGCGCGGCCGGCTCTCGACCGGACAGGTGATCGCGCGCAACGTCACGCGCTCGGTGACCGACAAGGTGGTCGGCGGCGTGGTCGCAGATCTCGGCAAATCGGTCGGTGGTTCGGTCGGCGGCTCGATCGGTCGCGCATTGGTGCGCGGTGCGCTCGGCGGAATCCTGCGCAGGTAGCATCGCGATCATCCGGCCGGAGGAATGGGCAGCCGGCTTTGCCTCCAGCGGCCGGCGCGCTACAACGTCGGCAATGTCCAAACAAAAAGGATATAAGCGATGTCCAACGCCAAGCTGCAGCCTGTCCTCGACCGCATCGACGCCGATTTCGACAACAGTCTCGAGCGGCTGTTCACGCTGCTGCGGATCAAATCGATCTCGGCCGATCCGGCCTTTGCCGATGACTGCAAGGCGGCTGCCGATCACCTCGCCAAGGATATCGCAACCCTCGGCTTCAAGACCGAGGTGCGTCCGACCGCCGGCCATCCGGCCGTGGTCGGCAAGCTGAACGGCGCGACCGACGGGCGCCCGCATGTGCTGTTCTACGGCCACTATGACGTGCAGCCGGTCGATCCGCTGAATCTCTGGCACCGTCCGCCGTTCGAGCCCGTGGTGACCGACCATGCCGACGGGCGCAAGATCATCGTCGCGCGCGGCGCCGAGGACGACAAGGGACAGCTGATGACCTTCGTCGAGGCGTGCCGGGCCTGGAAGAATGTGACGGGATCGCTGCCGATCGACATCACCATCATCATCGAGGGTGAGGAGGAGATCGGCTCGAAGAATTTCGTGCCGTTCCTGGAAGCGAACAAGGCTGAGCTCAAGGCGGACTTCGCGCTGGTCTGCGATACGGGCATGTGGGATCCGAACACGCCCGCGATCACGACCTCGCTGCGCGGCCTGGTCTATGACGAGGTCAAGATCAAGGCCGCCAATCGCGACCTGCATTCCGGCGTGTTCGGCGGCGGCGCGCAGAATCCGATCCGCGTGCTGACGCGGATCCTCGGCGGCCTGCATGACGAGAACGGCCACATCACCATCCCCGGGTTCTATGACGGCGTGAAGGACCTGCCGCCGGACATCCTGGCGCAGTGGAAGCAGCTCAATCTGACGCCGGACAGCTTCCTCAAGCCGATCGGTCTGTCGGTGCCGGCCGGCGAGAAGGATCGGCTGCTGATCGAGCAGGTCTCCTCGCGGCCGACCTGCGACATCAACGGCATCGTCGGCGGTTATACCGGCGAGGGCTCGAAGACGGTGATCCCGGCGGAGGCGTCGGCCAAGGTCTCGTTCCGGCTGGTCGAGGGGCAGGACCCCGAGAAGATCCGCAAGGCGTTCCGCGATTACGTGAAGGCGCGCGTGCCGGCGGATTGCAAGGCCGAATTCATCGATCATTCCTCCGCGCCGGCGATCGCGCTCGACTGGAACATGAAGCCGCTGGCGGCCGCTCGCCGCGCGCTGACCGACGAATGGGGCAAGGAGGCGCTGCTGGTCGGCTCCGGCGCCTCGATCCCGATCGTCGCCGACTTCAAGCGCGCGCTCGGCCTCGATAGCGTGCTGGTCGGCTTCGGGCTCGACGACGACAACATCCATTCGCCGAACGAGAAGTACGACCTCAAGAGCTACCACAAGGGCATCCGCTCCTGGGCGCGGATCCTGGCGGCTTTCGCCGACGCCAAATAGCGCAAGGCGCGTCGAACGCCGGATGCGGTCGAAGCGACCGTGTAGCCCGGATGCA from Bradyrhizobium sp. B124 includes:
- a CDS encoding M20/M25/M40 family metallo-hydrolase — translated: MSNAKLQPVLDRIDADFDNSLERLFTLLRIKSISADPAFADDCKAAADHLAKDIATLGFKTEVRPTAGHPAVVGKLNGATDGRPHVLFYGHYDVQPVDPLNLWHRPPFEPVVTDHADGRKIIVARGAEDDKGQLMTFVEACRAWKNVTGSLPIDITIIIEGEEEIGSKNFVPFLEANKAELKADFALVCDTGMWDPNTPAITTSLRGLVYDEVKIKAANRDLHSGVFGGGAQNPIRVLTRILGGLHDENGHITIPGFYDGVKDLPPDILAQWKQLNLTPDSFLKPIGLSVPAGEKDRLLIEQVSSRPTCDINGIVGGYTGEGSKTVIPAEASAKVSFRLVEGQDPEKIRKAFRDYVKARVPADCKAEFIDHSSAPAIALDWNMKPLAAARRALTDEWGKEALLVGSGASIPIVADFKRALGLDSVLVGFGLDDDNIHSPNEKYDLKSYHKGIRSWARILAAFADAK